In a single window of the Acinetobacter sp. CS-2 genome:
- a CDS encoding helix-turn-helix domain-containing protein → MTTLFPAEFFDANKGTAYQTALAQFEKPLLKATMIKCHGNQTKAAEILGLNRGTLRKKLDMYGMLNNRGGW, encoded by the coding sequence ATGACAACTCTTTTCCCTGCTGAATTCTTTGATGCCAATAAAGGTACGGCGTATCAAACAGCCTTGGCTCAATTTGAAAAGCCATTGCTCAAAGCAACCATGATCAAGTGTCATGGCAATCAAACCAAAGCTGCCGAAATCCTTGGATTAAACCGCGGCACCCTGCGCAAAAAATTGGACATGTACGGCATGCTCAATAATCGAGGTGGCTGGTGA
- a CDS encoding DUF3800 domain-containing protein — protein MDFSDYIVYVDESGDHTLNGYNSKYPVFVLAFCIFHKRYYTETVIKKLEQLKFKHFGHDIIVMHERDILKGTGDFKNYSSKEQKEALLNDLTELMQETHFILISCVVRKDSLIKRYATPKNPYFIALEFGLERIYKFLVEKGQQDKKTFIVFEQRGLQEDKDLELEFRRVCDGNNYGKICLPFEIKMASKKVNSSGLQIADLVARPIGNHVLKPDQPNRAFDVLKAKFYSSNGRNGAGTGYHGYGLKVFPNSR, from the coding sequence ATGGATTTTAGCGATTACATTGTGTATGTCGATGAGAGTGGTGACCACACTCTTAATGGGTATAACTCTAAATATCCTGTTTTCGTTTTAGCTTTTTGTATTTTTCATAAAAGATATTACACAGAAACTGTAATTAAGAAATTAGAACAGCTTAAGTTCAAGCATTTCGGGCATGACATCATTGTTATGCATGAACGAGACATTCTTAAGGGGACAGGAGATTTTAAAAATTACTCATCAAAAGAGCAAAAAGAAGCTCTGCTAAATGACCTTACTGAATTGATGCAAGAGACACATTTTATTCTCATTTCATGCGTTGTTCGGAAAGACTCCTTGATCAAGCGATATGCAACCCCTAAAAATCCATATTTTATTGCTCTAGAGTTTGGCTTAGAAAGAATTTATAAGTTTTTAGTAGAAAAAGGCCAGCAAGATAAGAAAACATTCATTGTGTTTGAACAGCGTGGATTGCAAGAAGATAAAGACTTAGAGCTTGAATTCAGAAGAGTTTGTGATGGTAATAATTATGGGAAAATTTGCCTTCCATTTGAAATAAAGATGGCTTCCAAGAAAGTAAATTCTTCAGGTCTTCAAATCGCAGATTTAGTGGCTAGACCAATTGGAAACCATGTTTTAAAGCCTGATCAGCCTAACAGGGCTTTTGATGTATTAAAAGCTAAATTCTATAGTTCTAATGGGCGAAATGGCGCAGGGACAGGCTATCACGGTTATGGATTGAAGGTTTTTCCAAACTCTAGATAA